TATCCCTCGCAAACGGGGATTGCACTAAGGGTGCCAGCGGCCGGGGAATCTACGCCAAAGGTGTTTCGTCCTGGGTTTCGTGCCGCTCTTTCGTGTCGCCGGCATCGAGGTCGGCGGGATCGTTGTCCTCTGGAGCGGAGTCTTGCACCGGTGCAGCGCCGCCGGCTTGGTTGTGCCTGCTCAGGCGGTAGTCCTTCACTTCGTCCCGGTAGATGATCCAGGTCGTGTCGATGAGGACTGCGGGAACCTCGCCCTTCCGTAGCGACCGGTACACGGTGGTCCGGTCTTTGCCCAGGATCCGGGTCAGGTCGGTCAGGACAGAACCCGCGGCAGACTCTCAAACAGTTCATCAATCCTGGCCGGCATTCGGTAGGTTCCTTCATCGCGCAGGTTAGCTGGTCCGGCGATGGAGACTACCGCAGCAGGGTCACCGCCGGGGGTCCGCCGTTGCCGTTACCCACCCCCGGAACCAGGTGTCCGCTCGGGATCCGGAGGGCGGTGGCGATGTTTTCGACGTCGTTGAAGGTGAACGATGCCTCGTGGCGGAGCCTCTTGGCGATGTAGTTCTGCGAGATGCCGATCCTCTTGGCCAGCTCCAGACCGGACACCCCCTGCCGGCTCATGTGCCGACGTACCGCTTCGATGACTTCCTTGGCCAAAGGCCCCGGCAGATTCTTTGGTTCCCTCGGCATCAGTGGTTTCGTAGCTGGCCGGGGCGTGCCGGGGGTATCCGTTTCGCTCACCGGAGCAGCCTATCCCCTGTAGCATCGGGCCCATGATCCCAGAGCACGAGGACCAAGAGCACGAGGACTATGTCGAGTACCTGATCCAGAGCGGCCAGGAGCTGAACGGCCTCAGCCTGCAGCAGTTGGGGTACCGGCCCCGGCCTGAGGACCTTGGCGATGATGAACGGCACGCGCTGGAGGCCTGGGATCTTGAATGGATGGAATCGGTGACTCCGGAGCAGCGGGACAGGAGCCTGTTCCAGGCAAAGCTGCTGGCGGGGGCGTTGTGGGAGGCCTCGGCCGTCCTGATCGACCAGCTCTTCGAGGACGTCGCCGAGCTGCGCAGCCTGGACGAAGTCTCCCGGCGGGACATCGCCGAAACCTACGTCCTGTCCGGGCTGCCGCCCCGGCACGCCGACAAGTACGACGTCCGGTTCGCCCAACGCTTCCTCGTCATCGCCGCGGATATGGCGGCGGCGCTGGTCCGCGGCTGGACGCATCCGTCCTGCGTGGCCCAGGAGCTGGCGGTGCGGTGCCTGCTGGACCAGGTGGAAGTGATCCAGGACCTGTACGGGCTCAATCTGGCGGACGGCTGGCGCGGCCAGGTCGAAGAACACCTGCTGGAAGATCCCGACAGCGAATTGCTGTACCAGAACGCGATGGACGGCTTCGAAGACGACGTCGAACTGAACATGCAGCTCGGCTTCGCGCCGATGCGTCTCGAAGACTGGTTCAAGCCGTTCAACCACTCGCACGTTCCGGCCTTCGTTCGCTGATCAGGCACGACCCGCCCCAGGGCCGTTGTTCGGGAGCGTGTTCCGTCCCGAGCGGGAGTGTGCCGGTGACCTGGGTCTGAACCACGAGGTAACCATGGGAAGCCTGCCAGCGGTTGGCTGGCAGGCTTCCTGGGTGTTGGGAACACCCCTCTCAAACATGCGCCCGCAGCGAGGGGCCGGCATGGCCTGACCGCGCCGCGTGGACGACAGCGTGAGTGCAAGTTTCGGGAAAGACTAAAAAGGCTCCCCCGCGGGCTTCAAGAAACCGACTCGTGGTTAGGCGGGTTGCCCGGGCCGCCATGATGTATCTACTTCGTAGCCGCCGTCCTCGTATACCCGGATAGGCGCAATCCGGCCGGGCATTTCGGCGCGTAGCTTCATGAACAGCGGGCCTGACATCTCGTTGAGTGCGCTGTTGTAGAAGTGGACTTCCCTGTAATGGTCCATTAGTGCCCGGACCATATCGGTAGCCCATCCCTGCCGGTGGTACTCGTCCGGGACTCCGATGCCCTGAAACTTGCCGATCCGGTCCCTGATGATCGTGAAGTCGAGATAGGCGCTGGTCTCTCCGACGCCGAATGTACCGTCACGAGTCCCGTGCAGCTGCGGGCGCGGGTGCAGCGTCCCGTTGAACACGTTTCCGACCGGGGACCGGGGCACGGTGAGCACGAATGATCTGCTGCCCCGGTGCAGGATGATGTGCCGCTGGTGGCGCAGTCGCCACCACGTGCGGCCGATTCGACCAAAGGGCACGACTGTCACCGCCCGATGCCGGGGCCGCGGTCCTGCCGGGGCGTGGGCTCGTCGGTGCGGCGGGTCTCGTCGCGGCGGGCTTGTTCCTGGGCGCGACGAGCCTTGATCTGATCGAGTGCTTCCCTGACGGCTTCCGGGCTTCTGGTGTCGGCGTCGAGGCGCTGGTTCTTGGCGCGGTTTTCGCGGACCTTGCGTGCGAGTGCGGCGATGCGCTCGGCGCGTTCCTGGGCGGGGCTGAGCTGGGCTTCGGTGCCGCGCGTTTCCTGGAGGTGGTCCACGACCTGCTCTGCGGGTGTCGGGGATTCCTTCACGGCGGCTTCGACTTGTGCGGCTTCGGCCATGAGGGGCGCGTCGGCGGGTGCCAGGGGTTCCTTGGCCGTTTGGGCGCTGTATTTGTGCATGGCCGTGACCCTTGCCGTGAGCTCCGCGCCGACGCCCTTGACCTGGTGGTGTGCCGGGAGGGGCAGTGGTTCGCTGGCGGGGATCCGGTAGGTGTCCCGGTAGGTGGAGATTTCGACGGCGAGCTGGCGCCATTGTTCCTGCCGTGCCGGGTCGGAGGGGACGGGCCCGAGGGCTGTTGCCCAGGCAGGGGGTTCGGCTGCGAGCTGGGCGCCGAGCCGTGTGGTTTCGGTGGCCATGAGTTCGCGGCGGGCCAGCAGTTCTTTCCGCCACAGTGCCGGGGTGTCCGGGTGCGTGACGACATCGTCCGGGGCGAGCCATGCCGGCAGTTGGTCCGCTGCGGGTTTGGCGGCGAGGGGCTGCGGCAACTGGCGGCGCAGTTCAATTTCGGCGCGGATCCGCCGCTGGATCTGGGCGGCGGCCTGCGCCCTGGTGGCGTTTTCCTCGCGGCGGTAGTTGGTGACGGCTCCGCGTTCGTAGGCTTCATCGGCCCGGGCCTCGGGATGCATCGCCTCGCGCAGCGCCTTTTCCTTGTGCAGGGATGAGGCCAGCCAGCGGGCTTTCCGGACGGCGGCGT
The DNA window shown above is from Arthrobacter sp. FW305-BF8 and carries:
- a CDS encoding N-acetyltransferase, which translates into the protein MPFGRIGRTWWRLRHQRHIILHRGSRSFVLTVPRSPVGNVFNGTLHPRPQLHGTRDGTFGVGETSAYLDFTIIRDRIGKFQGIGVPDEYHRQGWATDMVRALMDHYREVHFYNSALNEMSGPLFMKLRAEMPGRIAPIRVYEDGGYEVDTSWRPGQPA
- a CDS encoding helix-turn-helix domain-containing protein, whose translation is MPREPKNLPGPLAKEVIEAVRRHMSRQGVSGLELAKRIGISQNYIAKRLRHEASFTFNDVENIATALRIPSGHLVPGVGNGNGGPPAVTLLR